ACCCGCACGGGGAGATCGCCGAGATCCTCGACATCACCGAGGCCGCCAGCCAGCAGATCTTCCACCGCGCCAAGAAGCACATCGCGGACGGCAAGGCCCGCACCGAGATCGACGACGCCGCCGCCCGGCGGATCGTCGAGGAGTTCCTGGCGGCCGCCACCACCGGCCGGACCGAGCCGCTCGTACGGCTGCTCACCGCGGACGCCTTCTCGATCGGCGACGGCGGCGGGAAGGTCCCGGCCCGTGCCACGGCGTTCGAGGGCGCCCTCGCGGTCGCGAAGTTCATGCGGGGCCTGTTCAAGCCCAGCGAGGCCAAGCGCGCCATTGTCGGCGGCTCACCCGACATCTACGCCACGACCGCCAACGGCGAACCCGCCATCGTGGCGGTCGTCGACGGCCGGGTCATCGGCATCTTGTGCCTGGAGATCACCGCCGACGGCATCGCCGCGTTCCGCAACCAGGTCAACCCCGACAAGCTCGACCGCGCGACCCAGCGGTGGGCGGCCGCCGACCACGGGGAACCCCTGATCAGAGCCTTCTGAGCATGCTGTGACGTGCTTCACATCACCTTCCTGTCAGGAAACGGCGGGCTGCCCGGTTCAAGGGGCGAAACCGCGCAAGACAAGGTGCGGACCGCGCAGACAGGAGCAGGGATATGCAGCACCGCATCATCGTCCTCGGAGCCGGCTACTCAGGGGCCGTCGCCGCCGGGCGCCTCGCCAAGCGGCTGCACCGCGAGGACGTCGCCATCACTCTCGTCAACGCCGAGCCCGACTTCGTCGAGCGCGTCCGGATGCACCAGCTGGCGGTCGGCCAGGACCTCAAGCCCCGGCCCTTCAGCGAGATGTTCGCGGGCACCGGCGTGGAGCTGAAGCTCGGACGCGTCACCGGAGTCGACGTCGACCGCAAGACCGTCGCCGTCACCTCTGACACGAACGGCGCCGAGGAACTGGCGTACGACACTCTCGTGTACGCCCTCGGCAGTGGCTGGAACGACCAGGGCGTCCCCGGCACCACCGAGCACGCCCACCAGATCGCGAGCCGCCCCGGAGCCCTCCGGCTGCGCGAGCGCCTGGCCGGCCTGGACGCCGGACAGCCCGTGGTCGTCGTCGGCGGCGGCCTCACCGGCGTGGAGGCCTCGACCGAGCTCGCCGAGGCCCGCCCGGACCTCGATGTCGCCCTCGCCGTCCGCGGTGAACTCGGCGACTGGCTCTCGGAGAAGGGCCGCGGTCACCTGCGGAAGGTCGTCGACAAGCTCGGCATCACCGTGCACGAGCACGCCGCCGTGACCGCCGTCGAGGCCGACCACATCACCACCACCGACGGCACGCCCATTCCGGCCGCGGTCACCGTGTGGACCACCGGCTTCGCCGTCCACCCGATCGCGCAGGCCACCGCCCTGGAGGTCACCGGCACGGGCCAGATCGTCGTCGACGCAACCATGCGCTCGGTCTCGCACCCGGACGTGTACGCCGTCGGCGACGCGGCCATGGCTATGGGCCCCGGCGACAAGCCGCTGCGGATGTCGTGCGCCACGGGCACCCCCAT
Above is a genomic segment from Streptomyces sp. R21 containing:
- a CDS encoding NAD(P)/FAD-dependent oxidoreductase — protein: MQHRIIVLGAGYSGAVAAGRLAKRLHREDVAITLVNAEPDFVERVRMHQLAVGQDLKPRPFSEMFAGTGVELKLGRVTGVDVDRKTVAVTSDTNGAEELAYDTLVYALGSGWNDQGVPGTTEHAHQIASRPGALRLRERLAGLDAGQPVVVVGGGLTGVEASTELAEARPDLDVALAVRGELGDWLSEKGRGHLRKVVDKLGITVHEHAAVTAVEADHITTTDGTPIPAAVTVWTTGFAVHPIAQATALEVTGTGQIVVDATMRSVSHPDVYAVGDAAMAMGPGDKPLRMSCATGTPMAWQAADAIAARLTGGKLPKTPIRYFNQCISLGRKEGLIQYVTADDRAVRSALTGRFAAVYKELICKGAAWGVANPTLGLPTRRHRVVQERADVLATA
- the sigJ gene encoding RNA polymerase sigma factor SigJ → MPLTMSDVDRFEASIPRLQAIAYRLLGSSSEAEDAVQDTFLRWQAADVDRIEVPEAWLTKVLTNLCLNQLTSARARRETYVGQWLPEPLLAGDPMLGPADTAEQRESVSYAVLTLMERLSPNERAVYVLREAFGYPHGEIAEILDITEAASQQIFHRAKKHIADGKARTEIDDAAARRIVEEFLAAATTGRTEPLVRLLTADAFSIGDGGGKVPARATAFEGALAVAKFMRGLFKPSEAKRAIVGGSPDIYATTANGEPAIVAVVDGRVIGILCLEITADGIAAFRNQVNPDKLDRATQRWAAADHGEPLIRAF